A single region of the Kwoniella botswanensis chromosome 1, complete sequence genome encodes:
- a CDS encoding ribosome biogenesis protein NSA2, protein MEEHRKRHGRRMDYEEKKRKRTAREAHKASADAQKIFGHKAKLHHAKRHAEKVQMKKTLKAHDERNVKQKDDGAVKEGALPTYLLDREGQKDAKALSTAVKDRRKDRAAKYSVPLPKVRGIAEEEMFKVIKTGKHKGKSWKRMVNKATFVGEGFTRKPVKLERFIRPMGLRMTKANVTHPELKTTFQLPILGVKKNPQSPLYTSLGVLTKGTILEVNVSELGMVTTGGKVVWSKYAQITNNPENDGCINSVLLV, encoded by the exons ATGGAAGAACACCGTAAGCGACATGGTCGTCGAATGGAttatgaggagaagaa ACGAAAGAGGACAGCAAGAGAAGCGCACAAAGCTTCTGCCGATGCTCAGAAGATATTCGGTCATAAAGCCAAATTACACCATGCTAAGAGACACGCAGAGAAGGTGCAGATGAAGAAAACTCTTAAAGCTCATGATGAGAGGAACGTCAAGCAGAAAGATGACGGTGCGGTTAAAGAGGGTGCTTTACCTACTTATCTATTGGATCGAGAAGGTCAAAAG GATGCAAAAGCATTATCGACAGCTGTCAAAGATCGAAGAAAAGATCGAGCTGCCAAATACTCTGTACCATTACCTAAAGTTAGGGGTATagccgaagaagaaatgtTCAAAGTTATAAAGACTGGTAAACATAAAGGAAaaagttggaagaggatggtcaATAAAGCTACGTTTGTTGGTGAAGGATTTACGAGAAAACCCGTTAAACTTGAG CGATTCATCCGACCTATGGGTTTA CGTATGACTAAGGCCAATGTAACGCATC CCGAGCTCAAaaccaccttccaactcCCCATCCTCGGCGTTAAGAAGAACCCTCAATCACCACTGTACACATCTCTCG GTGTTCTCACCAAGGGTACTATCCTAGAAGTCAACGTCAGTGAATTGGGTATGGTCACCACAGGAGGAAAGGTTGTTTGGTCTA AATACGCTCAAATCACCAATAACCCAG AGAACGACGGATGCATCAACTCTGTGCTCCTGGTCTAG
- a CDS encoding translation elongation factor EF-1 alpha: MGKDKLHVNVVVIGHVDSGKSTTTGHLIYKCGGIDKRTIEKFEKEAAELGKSSFKYAWVLDKLKAERERGITIDIALWKFETPKYQVTVIDAPGHRDFIKNMITGTSQADCAILIIATGVGEFEAGISKEGQTREHALLAFTLGVRQLIVACNKMDTCKYSEDRFNEIVKEASGFIKKVGYNPKAVAFVPISGWHGDNMLEESSNMPWYKGWVKETKAGQVKGKTLLDAIDAIEPPTRPTDKPLRLPLQDVYKIGGIGTVPVGRVETGVIKAGMVVTFAPSNVTTEVKSVEMHHEQIPEGLPGDNVGFNVKNVSIKDIRRGNVCGDTKQDPPKEAASFNAQVIVLNHPGQIGAGYTPVLDCHTAHIACKFSELIEKIDRRTGKVMEANPKFVKSGDAAIVKLVSQKPICVEAYTEYPPLGRFAVRDMRQTVAVGVIKSVEKTDGKGGKVTKAAEKAGAKKK; encoded by the exons ATGGGTAAAGACAAGTTACACGTCAACGTCGTCGTTATCGGACACGTAGATTCCGGtaaatccaccaccactggTCACTTGATCTACAAGTGTGGTGGTATCGACAAGCGAACCATCGAGAAGTTCGAAAAGGAAGCCGCTGAACTGGGTAAAT CCTCCTTCAAGTACGCTTGGGTTTTGGACAAACTCAAGGCCGAACGAGAGAGAGGtatcaccatcgatatcgCTCTTTGGAAATTCGAGACTCCTAAATACCAAGTCACCGTTATCGATGCTCCTGGTCACAGAGATTTCATCAAGAACATGATTACTGGTACTTCCCAAGCCGATTGTGCCATTCTTATCATCGCCACCGGTGTCGGTGAATTCGAAGCTGGTATCTCCAAGGAAGGTCAAACCCGAGAGCACGCCCTTCTCGCTTTCACCCTCGGTGTCAGACAACTTATCGTTGCCTGTAACAAGATGGACACCTGTAAATACTCCGAAGACCGATTCAACGAAATCGTCAAGGAAGCTTCCGGTTTCATCAAGAAGGTCGGTTACAACCCCAAGGCTGTCGCCTTCGTACCAATCTCCGGTTGGCACGGTGACAACATGTTGGAGGAATCCtccaa CATGCCTTGGTACAAGGGATGGGTTAAGGAAACCAAAGCCGGTCAAGTCAAGGGTAAGACCCTCCTCGACGCCATTGACGCTATCGAACCCCCTACCCGACCCACCGACAAGCCCCTCCGACTTCCTCTCCAAGATGTCTACAAGATTGGTGGTATCGGTACGGTGCCCGTCGGTCGAGTTGAGACCGGTGTCATCAAGGCTGGTATGGTTGTAACCTTCGCTCCTTCTAACGTTACCACCGAAGTCAAGTCCGTCGAGATGCACCACGAACAAATCCCTGAAGGTCTTCCCG GAGACAATGTCGGTTTCAACGTCAAGAACGTTTCTATCAAGGAtatcagaagaggaaacgtTTGCG GTGACACCAAGCAAGACCCCCCTAAGGAGGCTGCTTCCTTCAACGCCCAAGTCATCGTTCTTAACCACCCTGGTCAAATCGGTGCTGGTTACACCCCTGTCTTGGATTGTCACACTG CCCACATCGCCTGTAAATTCTCCGAACTTATCGAGAAGATTGACCGACGAACTGGTAAGGTCATGGAAGCCAACCCTAAATTCGTCAAGTCCGGAGATGCCGCCATCGTTAAG CTCGTTTCCCAAAAACCCATCTGTGTCGAGGCTTACACTGAATACCCTCCTCTTGGTCGATTCGCTGTCCGAGACATGAGACAGACCGTCGCTGTCGGAGTCATCAAGAGCGTCGAAAAGACCGATGGAAAGGGTGGAAAGGTTACTAAGG CTGCTGAGAAGGCC GGTGCCAAGAAGAAGTAA
- a CDS encoding leucine-tRNA ligase has product MAATINQDAKAGSVVVMEKTDKRDYLIALESSAQESWKTAQSFEANPPPLPEGIKSYQDFFESGQSMEELQKKYPKWFGTFPYAYMNGSLHLGHAFTISKIEFAAGFERMRGKKVLFPVGYHATGMPIKAASDKLIREMEMFGEDFSGYKEDVEESNDNAIPVPTTTALPAKSLESTDPSKGKKGKLNAKSTGLTYQFQILELIGVPRDELKKFADPYYWLNYFPPIAKQDLTGLGARVDWRRQFLTTDANPYYDSFVRWQMNKLYQQGKVKFGKRYTIYSPKDGQPCMDHDRQSGEAVNPQEYTAVKMEVLEWGPEVSSEVKQAVGGKKAWMVAATLRPETMYGQTNCFVGPNLKYGLFESAHNELFLITERAARNMAFQGIFEGESGRVAKVADVVGSELLGTKVSPPFGVAKEVYVLPMEGVLATKGTGVVTSVPSDSPDDYRTLMDLRKKAEMYKIKPEWAAIDPIPVLKTPKYGDMAAEFLCNELKIQSQRDKEKLAEAKDLTYKEGFYNGVMVIGDFKGEPVADAKPKVRQQMIDAGLATPYAEPESEVISRSADVCVVALVDQWYLDYGEDSWKSSAFKLLGQMNTYQAETRNGFEAVLNWLNKWACARSYGLGSKLPWDPVWLVESLSDSTIYMSYYTVANLLHEDMFGKNPGPLGIKAEQMTDEVWEYVLGSGELPANSPVEPEKAAQLKYHFSYFYPLDIRSSGKDLIPNHLTFWIYVHAALFPEKHWPRAVRTNGHLMLNGKKMSKSTGNFLTMKEATKKYGADAARLTLADAGDDITDANFEETVANAAILRLHTACLWAEEMKSIESSLRTGEYNEFDRGFQAEMDAMIERAYEAFDQMEFKTALKAGLYDFENSRNWYRLISDPANGGQGMHRDLVFQWIRNNTLLIAPFTPHYSEHIWKNVLGETSNIQSAQFPKISGPIDKGILEQMDYMKGVVDRLRAAEATLGKKKGKGKSTTTYDSNKPKQTRIYVASKFPEWQEKAIELVKQAYDGKDVDDAKLKSGLQESGLLKDKKVMPFAQTMKRKVITEGISAVDRTLPFDELHTLKILVPYIQASAKFTKVDVLSVTEAQEILAKEPEKENYDSVKIEAAQPGIPESQFWNE; this is encoded by the exons ATGGCGGCTACCATCAACCAGGATGCCAAAGCTGGCTCAGTAGTGGTCATGGAGAAG ACCGATAAAAGAGACTATCTTATCGCTTTAGAATCTTCAGCTCAAGAATCATGGAAGACCGCTCAATCGTTCGAAGCCAATCCACCGCCTTTACCTGAAGGTATCAAATCGTATCAAGATTTCTTTGAAAGTGGACAATCAATGGAAGAACTACAGAAGAAATATCCAAAATGGTTCGGTACATTCCCTTACGCTTACATGAACGGTTCTCTCCACTTGGGTCACGCTTTCACAATTAGTAAGATTGAATTCGCTGCTGGATTTGAGAGAATGAGGGGTAAGAAGGTTTTGTTCCCTGTTGGATATCATGCCACTGGTATGCcaatcaag GCCGCTTCTGATAAATTGAtaagagagatggagatgttcGGCGAAGATTTCTCAGGATACAAAGAAGATGTAGAGGAATCGAACGACAATGCTATTCCCGTCCCTACCACAACCGCCTTACCAGCCAAATCATTAGAATCTACCGATCCATCCAAAGGTAAAAAAGGAAAACTCAACGCCAAGTCAACTGGATTGACATATCAATTCCAGATTTTAGAATTGATCGGTGTACCAAGggatgaattgaagaagttTGCCGATCCATATTACTGGTTGAACTATTTCCCCCCTATAGCGAAGCAGGATTTAACTGGTTTGGGTGCAAGGGTAGATTGGAGAAGACAATTCTTGACCA CCGATGCGAACCCATACTACGACTCTTTCGTCCGATGGCAAATGAACAAGCTTTACCAGCAAGGTAAAGTCAAGTTCGGTAAGCGATATACCATCTACTCGCCCAAGGATGGTCAGCCATGTATGGACCACGATCGTCAATCTGGAGAAGCGGTCAACCCCCAGGAATACACCGCtgtgaagatggaagttcTTGAGTGGGGACCTGAAGTAAGCAGTGAAGTCAAACAGGCCGTGGGTGGGAAGAAAGCATGGATGGTGGCTGCTACCCTTAGACCTGAGACCAT GTACGGTCAAACCAACTGTTTCGTCGGACCTAACCTCAAATACGGTCTCTTCGAATCAGCCCATAACGAACTTTTCCTCATTACCGAACGAGCCGCTAGAAATATGGCTTTCCAGGGCATCTTTGAAGGCGAGAGTGGACGAGTCGCTAAAGTCGCAGATGTTGTCGGATCAGAATTACTCGGTACCAAAGTCTCTCCACCTTTCGGTGTTGCTAAGGAAGTTTACGTTCTTCCTATGGAGGGTGTGCTCGCTACCAAG GGTACCGGTGTTGTCACTTCCGTCCCATCCGATTCGCCCGATGACTACCGTACTCTCATGgatttgaggaagaaagcGGAGATGTACAAGATCAAACCTGAATGGGCAGCCATTGATCCTATCCCCGTGCTGAAGACACCTAAATACGGTGACATGGCCGCCGAATTCCTCTGTAACGAGCTCAAGATCCAATCTCAACGAGATAAGGAGAAGCTTGCCGAAGCGAAAGATCTCACTTACAAGGAAGGTTTCTACAACGGTGTTATGGTCATTGGTGATTTCAAGGGTGAACCTGTAGCCGATGCTAAACCCAAGGTTAGACAACAAATGATCGATGCTGGACTTGCTACACCTTATGCCGAACCTGAAAGCGAGGTCATTTCTCGATCAGCCGATGTCTGTGTAGTCGCTTTGGTCGATCAGTGGTACCTCGACTACGGAGAAGACAGTTGGAAATCTTCTGCTTTCAA ACTTCTCGGTCAAATGAACACTTACCAAGCCGAGACCCGAAATGGATTCGAAGCTGTTCTCAACTGGCTCAACAAATGGGCTTGTGCCAGATCATACGGTCTAGGTTCAAAACTCCCTTGGGATCCCGTTTGGCTCGTCGAGTCTCTTTCGGACTCTACCATTTATATGTCATACTATACCGTCGCCAACTTGCTCCACGAAGATATGTTCGGTAAGAATCCTGGTCCTCTGGGTATAAAAGCTGAACAGATGACCGACGAAGTATGGGAATACGTACTTGGTTCTGGAGAATTACCTGCCAACTCACCTGTCGAACCTGAAAAAGCGGCTCAATTGAAATATCACTTCTCCTACTTCTACCCTCTCGACATAAGATCCTCTGGTAAAGACTTGATACCTAATCATTTGACTTTCTGGATTTACGTCCATGCTGCGCTCTTCCCTGAAAAACATTGGCCCAGAGCGGTACGGACCAACGGACATTTGATGCTTAACGGAAAGAAGATGTCTAAGTCGACTGGAAACTTCTTGACTATGAAGGAAGCTACAAAGAAATACGGTGCGGATGCTGCGAGATTGACTCTTGCTGATGCCGGTGATGATATTACCGATGCGAA CTTTGAGGAGACTGTCGCCAACGCTGCCATTCTTCGACTCCACACCGCCTGTCTGTGGGCTGAGGAGATGAAGTCGATCGAGTCGTCGCTCCGTACTGGCGAATACAACGAATTCGACCGAGGTTTCCAAGCTGAGATGGATGCCATGATTGAACGAGCTTACGAAGCTTTCGATCA AATGGAGTTCAAGACAGCTCTCAAAGCTGGTCTATACGACTTTGAAAACTCTCGAAACTGGTACCGACTCATCTCCGATCCTGCCAATGGTGGACAGGGCATGCACCGAGATTTGGTATTCCAATGGATCCGAAATAACACCTTGTTGATCGCACCATTCACTCCTCATTATTCCGAACATATTTGGAAGAATGTTTTAGGTGAGACATCCAATATCCAATCGGCCCAATTCCCGAAGATATCTGGACCGATCGACAAAGGAATACTGGAACAGATGGATTACATGAAAGGTGTGGTCGACAGGCTTCGAGCTGCCGAAGCTACCctgggtaagaagaagggtaaaggtaaatctACGACCACGTACGACTCCAATAAACCTAAACAAACTAGGATATACGTTGCATCGAAGTTCCCAGAATGGCAGGAAAAGGCCATCGAGTTGGTCAAACAGGCTTACGATGGGAAGGACGTGGACGATGCGAAGTTGAAGAGTGGGTTACAGGAGTCAGGTTTGttgaaggataagaaggttATGCCATTTGCTCAGACcatgaag AGAAAAGTCATAACCGAGGGAATATCAGCAGTCGATCGAACTTTACCATTTGACGAACTTCACACCCTCAAGATCCTCGTACCGTATATTCAAGCTTCAGCGAAATTCACTAAAGTCGATGTTCTTTCCGTTACAGAAGCTCAAGAGATCTTGGCCAAGGAACCTGAGAAGGAGAACTACGACTCGGTGAAGATTGAGGCTGCTCAGCCTGGTATTCCAGAGTCACAATTCTGGAATgaatag